In one Lycium barbarum isolate Lr01 chromosome 7, ASM1917538v2, whole genome shotgun sequence genomic region, the following are encoded:
- the LOC132604398 gene encoding uncharacterized protein LOC132604398, with protein METNTSATRPDPFRLFDEKTQSGFGFGLGFLDGPEKPLPPPPPCVEVLPSQVSSNLEFNVEPVDLDGLTLLKGRVSTKEVFGLSNSDLIPGKYEGGLKLWEGSLDLVKTLNSEMQSGQLSLAGKRVLELGCGHGLPGIFACLKGACAVHFQDFNAEVLQCLTIPNVNANIQQNLSATDDNNSPEVRFFASDWNEAHQILPHVPADDGDTKNSQTVDEAAGYDIILMAETVYSVSTLPGLYKLVKKCLRSPHGVVYLAAKKYYFGVGGGSRRFISIVEKDGILAASLVAEVTDGSSNLREVWKLHFK; from the exons ATGGAGACGAACACATCAGCTACTCGACCCGACCCATTTCGTCTATTTGATGAAAAAACCCAATCCGGGTTCGGGTTCGGGTTAGGATTTCTTGATGGCCCAGAAAAACCTCTTCCACCACCACCTCCTTGTGTTGAAGTACTTCCTTCACAG GTTTCATCAAATTTGGAGTTCAATGTGGAGCCTGTAGACTTGGATGGCCTTACTTTGCTCAAG GGAAGGGTTAGTACAAAGGAAGTATTCGGGTTGTCTAATTCAGATTTAATCCCTGGCAAATATGAAG GTGGGCTGAAATTGTGGGAAGGCTCATTAGATTTAGTTAAGACTCTGAACTCTGAGATGCAAAGCGGGCAATTATCATTGGCTGGAAAAAGAGTTTTAGAG CTTGGTTGTGGTCATGGTCTTCCTGGTATCTTCGCCTGCCTTAAG GGTGCTTGTGCTGTACACTTTCAGGACTTCAACGCCGAGGTGCTGCAATGCCTAACAATTCCAAATGTCAATGCCAATATTCAACAAAACTTGTCAGCCACAGATGACAATAATAGTCCCGAAGTTCGCTTCTTTGCAAGTGATTGGAACGAAGCTCATCAGATTCTTCCTCATGTGCCTGCTGATGACGGTGACACAAAAAACAGCCAAACAGTTGATGAGGCTGCCGGTTATGATATAATTTTAATGGCAGAGACTGTTTACTCAGTTTCTACTCTACCTGGTCTATACAAACTTGTTAAAAAG TGTTTACGTAGTCCTCATGGAGTTGTATATCTAGCTGCAAAGAAGTATTATTTTGGTGTCGGTGGTGGATCAAGGCGATTTATTTCCATAGTGGAGAAAGACG GTATATTAGCAGCTTCACTGGTTGCTGAGGTTACAGATGGTTCCTCTAATTTAAGAGAAGTATGGAAGCTCCACTTCAAGTGA